A segment of the Nostoc sp. TCL26-01 genome:
GACATTTCAAAAAACCCTAGCAATTAACGATTTTTACTGGGGTGATGAGGATTTTGATTACCCAATGGGTCATGTACAGTTATTGGGTAAAGTAAATGCAGATATGATTGCTCAAGAGTCTCCCTCAGTGTTAGGTTTATCTTTTCAGGAAAGACATACATTTGAGGCGATCGCTAATCATTCGGTAGACTGGTGGCTCACATCTGAAGATTTGCCAGACCCCAACAACCGCGTCACACTCCGGGGTGATTCTATCCAGCTACATTACACTGAAAATAACACCAGTGCTTACAATCGACTGGTGAATCGCTGGACACAAGTCCTCAAAGCCATTGGTTGTGGTGAACGAATTATTCCCGCTTCCTTTTATTTCCGCAAAAAAATTCCGTTGCAAGGTGTGGCTCATCAGTGCGGGACTTGTCGCTTTGGTGAAGATCCCCAGACTTCAGTTTTAGACCTTAATTGTCGTACCCACGATGTTGATAATTTATATGTCGTAGATGGTAGTTTTTTCCGTTCTAGTGCTGCCGTTAACCCCACTCTCACAATTATTGCTAATGCTCTACGTGTAGGCGATCGCCTGATGGAACGGATGATGGGAACAGGTGACAGGTAACAGGGAATAGGGGATAGGGGATAGGGGATAGAGTTTTTAGTAGGGGCTTACTGCGTAAGTCCTTATACCATTTCACGTTAATCATGATACACATAAATTATGTAGAGACGTTGCAATGCAACGTCTCTACTGTGTGCTGTTTGCAACGTCTCTACTGTTTCACATTTAAGGGAAATTGTTATTACCTATGTATTTGGATGGTTTAATAGTTTAACTACTAAATATCTCCACAGGTAAACGACTAAAGGACAATCTTTCATTCTGTACATCAACAAAAATTGTGTCCCCATCGTTGAATTCACCGCGCAAAATAGCTTTAGCAATTTGTGTTTCTAATTCGCGCTGAATTGCTCGTTTGAGTGGACGCGCCCCAAATACAGGGTCATAGCCTACTTCTGCTAAAAAGTCAAGAGCCGCATCGGAGAGTCGGAGGGAAATTTTGCGATCGCTCAATCTCTGTCTTAATCTCTCAACCTGCAACTGGACAATTTGTCGCAATTCTCTCTTATCTAAGCCGTGGAAGATGATGATTTCGTCAATGCGGTTGAGAAATTCTGGACGGAAGCTATTTCGCATTGCTTCCATGACCCGATGGCGCATTTCATCGTAGCGGGAGTTATCTCCGGCGATATCGAGGATGAACTGAGAACCGATATTACTGGTCATAATAATGATCGTGTTCTTAAAGTCCACTGTATGACCTTGGGCATCGGTGACACGTCCATCATCCAGAATTTGTAGGAAAATATTAAACACATCGGGATGGGCTTTCTCAATTTCGTCAAAGAGAATCACGGCATAAGGACGACGACGAATAGCTTCTGTGAGTTGTCCCCCTTCTTCGTAACCTACATATCCGGGAGGCGCACCAATTAACCGGGAAACAGCGTGTTTCTCCATATACTCGGACATATCAATCCGCACCAGTGCTTCTTCGGTGTCGAACATATAAGCTGCGAGTGCCTTGGCTAACTCGGTTTTACCGACACCTGTGGGGCCGAGGAAAACAAAGCTAGCTGTGGGACGATTGGGATCAGCCAAACCAGCCCGCGATCGCTGAATGGCATCGGCAACGGCTGTGACGGCTTCAGCTTGTCCAATGACGCGATGATGGAGTTCATCTTCTAGGTGTAGGAGTTTTTCTTTCTCCGATTCCACCAACTTACTGATGGGGATACCTGTCCATTTAGAAATAACTTCGGCAATATCACCTTCAGTTACTTCTTCTCGCAACAAGGATTTACCTGTACCTTGGGCTTGAGATAATTCTCTTTCTGCTATTTCCAATTGGCGTTGTAAGTCTGTTAACGTGCCAAATTTTAACTTAGCTGCCGTTTCCAGGTCATAATTACGTTCCGCCTGCTGAATTTCTAGATTAACTCGTTCAATCTCTTTTTTAATCGACTGAATTTTGTCAATAATATCTTTTTCCGATTGCCATTGGGCGCTCAAAGTTCTTTGTTCTTCTTTGAGATCAGCAATTTCTCTTTCTAGTCTTTCCAAGCGTTCGCGGGAAGCGGCATCACTTTCTTTTTGCAAAGATAGCTTCTCCATTTCCAATTGCAGAATCTTGCGATCAATTTCGTCGAGTTCCTCTGGCTTGGAAGTAATCTCCATTTTCAACCTAGCGGCGGCTTCGTCTACCAAATCGATCGCCTTATCTGGGAGGAAGCGATCGCTAATATAACGGCTAGACAATGTAGCGGCTGCTACTAAGGCACTATCAGAAATCTTCACCCCATGATGGTTTTCGTAGCGTTCCCGCAACCCCCGCAAGATGGAGATTGTATCTTCCACGCTGGGCTGATCTACATAAACTTGTTGGAAGCGTCTTTCCAGTGCTGCATCTTTTTCAATATATTTACGATATTCATCTAAAGTTGTTGCCCCAATGCAACGCAACTCACCCCGCGCTAGCATGGGTTTTAACAAGTTACCAGCATCCATTGCCCCTTGAGTTGCACCCGCACCGACAACGGTATGAATCTCATCAATAAATAGAACTATATTGCCACCAGATTCGGTGACTTCTTTTAATACGGCTTTGAGACGTTCTTCAAATTCTCCCCGAAATTTAGCCCCCGCAATCATTGCCCCCATATCTAAAGAAATCAGCTTGCGGTCTTTCAAGGATTGGGGAACATCACCGGCGACGATGCGCTGTGCTAGTCCTTCGGCGATCGCTGTTTTCCCCACACCCGGTTCACCAATCAGCACTGGGTTATTCTTGGTGCGGCGAGAAAGAATTTGAATGGTGCGGCGAATTTCATCATCCCGGCCAATCACCGGATCAAGTTGACCTTTACGGGCGGCTTCTGTCAGATCACGTCCGTATTTTTCTAGTGATTGATATTTGCCTTCGGGATTTTGGTCGGTCACTTTTTGACTCCCACGAACTTCTTTAATAATATGCTTGAGTTTATTTTCATCTAAACCGAATTCTTGGAATAATCCTTTGCCGAAACGGTCATCCTTGGCGTAAGCCAATAATAAATGTTCAATAGAGATAAATTCGTCTTGAAAATCTTTCCGATATCCTTCCGCCCTGTCTAGGAGTGTATCTAAACTCCGCCCCAAGTATACCGATGTGCTGCTACCGGAAACTTTGGGTTGACGTTGGATATATTGTTCTGTGCGATCGCTGACTTTTTGTAAGTTTACACCTGCTTTTGTCAAAATCCCACTGGCTAAACCGTCCTGTTCCAGTAGGGCTTTCATCAAGTGTTCACTTTCTATCTGCTGCTGTTGATGCTGTTTGGCAACTTCAGGCGTATGGGCGATCGCTTCCCAGGCTTTTTCGGTAAATTGGTTTGGATTAGTTGGTTGCATAGGTTAGGCTACCACTTTAGAAGCTCAAGTGCAGATAGAACAATTTGTTCTTATATGGTCATTTTAAAGAGAAGCGCACCATTACCAGGATCGGTCTTCACGTCTTTCTACAGTAGTATTACTTCCCTATTTGCCCACCCTCTCACAGTAGGAATTTTATTTTTAAATGAGATTACTGGGAAATATAGCTGACTCCGTTACTGGATCAAAAAAGTGAATTTTGTCTGGAGTGAGTGATAGCCATAGTTGCTCACCAATACTGACTAAACGTTCTGGTGGAATGCGGACTTGGAGAGAATTGGTTGTGTATGTAAACCGAGATTCAGTTTGAGCTAAGGTGACAGTAATGTAAGAATCATTACCGAGGTTTTCCACCAAATCTACTTGGACGGGCAGATTTTTAGTAGCAGGTACGCTTAAAGTTAAGTGTTCTGGACGAATGCCTAAAATAATGGTTTGTCCATCATATTTTTGTAGCGCGGTTCCCCAGACTTCTGGGAGAGTAAAACGGAACTGGGAATGGGTAATTAATAGTGGTGCATGAAACTCCACGGGAATAAAATTCATTGGGGGTGTGCCAATAAATTCAGCGACAAAGCGATTAGCAGGATGATTGTAAAGTTCTAAAGGGGATGCAACTTGTTGAATTTGCCCTTGATTCATGATGGCAATGCGATCGCCCATTGTCATCGCTTCTGTTTGATCATGGGTAACATAGATCGTTGTTGTCCCTAAATGACGCTGTAATTTGACAATTTGGGCGCGGGTTTCGGCTCTTAATTTGGCATCTAAGTTAGACAGTGGCTCATCCATTAAGAATACTTGGGGATTGCGAGCGATCGCTCTTCCTAATGCTACCCTCTGTCTTTGTCCACCCGATAGTTGTTTCGGTAAGCGATGCAGCAGGGTTTCCATTTGTAACAACTGAGCCACAGCACGTACTTGCTCATCTACTTCTCGTTCTTTGTCAGAAATGTAACGCAGTCCTTTCGGTAACTTTCTTGTCACACCTACGAGGAGATTTTCTGCCCAGGGGGGGAGAGGGGAGGAGGGGGAGAGGGGGGATGGGGGGATGGGGTGAAAGATTTGTCCCCTTGTCCCCTTGTCCCTCCTGTTCCAGAACGGCGACGCAAGCCGAAAGCGATGTTGTCATATACACTCATGTGGGGATAGAGGGCGTAATTTTGAAACACCATCGCAATGTCTCTTTCTTTTGGGGGCAAATCATTAACTAAGCGATCGCCTACCCAAATATTACCGCCTGTCATGACTTCCAAGCCAGCAATTAACCGCAGTAGGGTGCTTTTACCAC
Coding sequences within it:
- the clpB gene encoding ATP-dependent chaperone ClpB, whose translation is MQPTNPNQFTEKAWEAIAHTPEVAKQHQQQQIESEHLMKALLEQDGLASGILTKAGVNLQKVSDRTEQYIQRQPKVSGSSTSVYLGRSLDTLLDRAEGYRKDFQDEFISIEHLLLAYAKDDRFGKGLFQEFGLDENKLKHIIKEVRGSQKVTDQNPEGKYQSLEKYGRDLTEAARKGQLDPVIGRDDEIRRTIQILSRRTKNNPVLIGEPGVGKTAIAEGLAQRIVAGDVPQSLKDRKLISLDMGAMIAGAKFRGEFEERLKAVLKEVTESGGNIVLFIDEIHTVVGAGATQGAMDAGNLLKPMLARGELRCIGATTLDEYRKYIEKDAALERRFQQVYVDQPSVEDTISILRGLRERYENHHGVKISDSALVAAATLSSRYISDRFLPDKAIDLVDEAAARLKMEITSKPEELDEIDRKILQLEMEKLSLQKESDAASRERLERLEREIADLKEEQRTLSAQWQSEKDIIDKIQSIKKEIERVNLEIQQAERNYDLETAAKLKFGTLTDLQRQLEIAERELSQAQGTGKSLLREEVTEGDIAEVISKWTGIPISKLVESEKEKLLHLEDELHHRVIGQAEAVTAVADAIQRSRAGLADPNRPTASFVFLGPTGVGKTELAKALAAYMFDTEEALVRIDMSEYMEKHAVSRLIGAPPGYVGYEEGGQLTEAIRRRPYAVILFDEIEKAHPDVFNIFLQILDDGRVTDAQGHTVDFKNTIIIMTSNIGSQFILDIAGDNSRYDEMRHRVMEAMRNSFRPEFLNRIDEIIIFHGLDKRELRQIVQLQVERLRQRLSDRKISLRLSDAALDFLAEVGYDPVFGARPLKRAIQRELETQIAKAILRGEFNDGDTIFVDVQNERLSFSRLPVEIFSS